One window of Doryrhamphus excisus isolate RoL2022-K1 chromosome 13, RoL_Dexc_1.0, whole genome shotgun sequence genomic DNA carries:
- the ncmap gene encoding noncompact myelin-associated protein, with protein sequence MDGTPQGPRREDLKNQLPDIITLQARRDRRGSPPAGTAPGVGHHSVDYAPLGQVREGGGWVAEGGEPLLHHPIRRKLGLKSVEFQWLALKMQTSTASPESNTTSTSNITKSKEQILIQSSGAMIAVIVIGIIIILTVVLFVLKTYNKRTHASRLLGSTGGSKPRKKASPSTVPTMPMDTIGVSSVSGSLPNSNPTSETSLHLPMAQLSSARGNHIGLFSTNGGSTVVTIHDTSGNT encoded by the exons ATGGACGGCACGCCTCAGGGGCCCAGGCGGGAGGACCTGAAAAACCAGCTGCCTGACATCATTACTCTGCAGGCGAGGA GAGACAGGCGGGGAAGTCCGCCTGCAGGAACAGCACCCGGTGTAGGACACCATTCAGTGGACTATGCCCCCCTCGGTCAAGTGAGAGAGGGAGGAGGGTGGGTAGCAGAAGGGGGGGAGCCCCTTCTTCATCATCCCATCCGGAGAAAGCTTGGGCTGAAATCAGTGGAGTTTCAGTG GTTAGCGTTGAAAATGCAAACTTCCACCGCCTCACCCGAAAGCAACACGACGTCAACTTCCAACATCACCAAATCCAAAGAGCAGATTCTCATCCAGA GTTCTGGGGCTATGATTGCTGTGATTGTCATTGGTATTATCATCATTCTCACCGTTGTGCTCTTTGTGCTGAAGACATACAACAA ACGGACCCACGCGTCCCGACTCCTGGGTTCCACCGGGGGTTCCAAACCTCGTAAGAAGGCGTCCCCGTCGACAGTCCCCACCATGCCCATGGACACCATCGGGGTCAGCTCCGTGTCAGGCAGCCTCCCCAACTCAAACCCGACCTCAGAGACCAGCCTTCACCTGCCCATGGCGCAGCTGAGCTCTGCAAGGGGCAACCACATAGGATTGTTCAGTACCAACGGGGGATCCACGGTGGTCACCATCCACGATACGTCTGGAAACACATAG
- the tmem234 gene encoding transmembrane protein 234, which yields MMVTLAEVLSLLLVSVLWGCTNPFLKRGTEGIEQVSKSNKIYQFLAEVKFLFFNVKYLIPFLLNQSGSLVYYYTLSTTDLSFAVPVANSLTFLWTLLTGKLLGEDFGGKQAVAGLLLTMVGITLCVISSMADTGSQAQP from the exons ATGATGGTGACTCTGG CGGAGGTGTTGAGTCTCCTGCTGGTTTCCGTGTTATGGGGCTGCACAAATCCTTTCCTGAAGAGAGGCACGGAGGGTATCGAACAGGTGTCCAAGTCCAATAAAATCTATCAGTTCCTGGCTGAGGTCAAGTTTCTCTTCTTTAACGTCAag TACTTAATCCCTTTTCTACTGAACCAGAGTGGCTCATTGGTCTACTATTACACACTTTCCACTACAG aCTTGTCATTTGCTGTTCCTGTGGCAAACTCTCTAACCTTCCTATGGACTCTGCTAACTGGCAAGTTGCTGGGTGAAGATTTTGGAGGAAAAC AGGCTGTTGCTGGACTGTTGCTCACCATGGTTGGCATCACTTTGTGTGTCATAAGCTCCATGGCGGACACTGGCTCTCAGGCTCAGCCCTGA